The genomic stretch ACCGGCCTGCCGCCGCGCGATGTGCGTGCCGTGGTCGACGCGATCCCGCTGCACCTGGAAGCCCAGGCGCCGACGGTCGCCTTGATGCAGCGGCTCAAGGAGCGTGGCCACCGCCTGTGCTACCTCTCCAACATGCCCGCGCCCTATGCCGACCACCTCGAACGCAGCCATGCCTTCTTCGACTGGTTCGACGGCGGCATCTTCTCGGCCCGCGTGCAGCTGATCAAACCCGAGCCCGAGATCTTTGCCGAGGCCGCACGCCGATTCGCTGTCGTGCCGCAGGACAGTGTGTTCATCGACGACCATGCCGGCAATGTGCAGGCGGCGCGTGCGCTCGGCTGGCAGGCGATCCAGTTCGTCGATGCCGCGCAGTGCGAAGCCGAGCTGCGCGCGGGCGGCTGGCTGTAGCGGCAGCAGGCGCGCTCGGCGCCGCAACCGAAACCTCGGCCCTGTTCTTCTCTCGCACGAACAAACCCGTGCCCTTGCGCAATGCAAGCGGGCACGGCATGAACATGACCGGCAGGGCAGGGGCATGTCTGTCTGCCCTGCCGGGCCTCTGGCCGGCCCCCGTCGACCTCGACGGCGCTGTGCAATGGTGGTCCTTGCACATTGAGGCATGACAAACAGATGCGCCGTTGGCCTTAAGGGAAATCCTGACGGGCCAATCCTCATCACGCTCATCAAGTAAAGCAAGCCGGCCAGCCCGGGCACAGGCTTGCAAGCGCAGGCGTCACGCCCCTGGCGTTTGACCGCCAGCCGCTGGCTCTACATCTCCACAACTCCATCACGATCGCGGCCGATTCCCTATCGGGGAGTATCAATTCGGTGCGGGTTCCGTCGAAACCGCAATGGCAATGGCCCGCCAGCCCGCGGCCATGTCCC from Caldimonas brevitalea encodes the following:
- a CDS encoding HAD family hydrolase translates to MSAATTPAAEGARAVVFDFGGVVFRWRPFELLQQILPHRVPDEGAARQLAAQIFQSFDLGSDWARFDRGTVSETELVEHISVRTGLPPRDVRAVVDAIPLHLEAQAPTVALMQRLKERGHRLCYLSNMPAPYADHLERSHAFFDWFDGGIFSARVQLIKPEPEIFAEAARRFAVVPQDSVFIDDHAGNVQAARALGWQAIQFVDAAQCEAELRAGGWL